Proteins encoded within one genomic window of Granulicella pectinivorans:
- a CDS encoding class I SAM-dependent methyltransferase codes for MRENNTKTVFDTTASTYDVDRAKLIPGCGRFYQWAIDLIPRKAKRIVDLGAGSGLLSILIRERFPEAELHLVDFSAPMLDKARERMGSDDRVFYHQADYLKDSLPEDVCSVASALSIHHLEDEGKKLLFGKVYGMLRTNGVFVNADHIAGPSAKLEERYQATWLEQVRANGASEQQIADSLYRQKEDRRAPVGEQLGWMRRAGFRDVDLWFKDNCFAVMSGTKAAD; via the coding sequence ATGAGAGAGAACAATACCAAGACCGTCTTCGACACGACTGCCTCCACGTACGACGTTGACCGGGCGAAGCTGATTCCGGGATGTGGAAGGTTCTATCAATGGGCGATTGATCTGATTCCGCGGAAGGCAAAGAGGATCGTGGACCTTGGGGCGGGGTCGGGGTTGTTGAGCATCCTGATCCGGGAGCGGTTTCCGGAGGCGGAGCTGCACCTGGTGGATTTTTCGGCTCCCATGCTGGACAAGGCGCGGGAACGGATGGGCTCCGACGACCGGGTGTTCTATCATCAGGCGGATTATTTGAAGGACAGTTTGCCGGAGGATGTGTGTTCGGTGGCGTCGGCTCTGTCGATTCATCATCTGGAGGATGAGGGGAAGAAGCTGCTGTTTGGGAAGGTGTATGGGATGCTGCGGACGAACGGGGTGTTCGTGAACGCGGACCATATCGCGGGGCCTTCGGCGAAGCTGGAGGAGCGGTATCAGGCGACGTGGCTGGAGCAGGTGCGGGCGAACGGTGCGAGCGAGCAGCAGATTGCGGATTCGCTGTATCGGCAGAAGGAGGACCGGCGGGCTCCGGTGGGGGAACAGCTTGGATGGATGCGGCGGGCTGGGTTCCGGGATGTGGATCTCTGGTTCAAGGACAATTGCTTTGCGGTGATGAGTGGGACGAAGGCGGCGGACTGA
- a CDS encoding sigma-54-dependent transcriptional regulator: protein MPVNPPPHRKDHLASTRTPRQSTPPSGVLIGATPYPGQDARALSSPDAEASSNPPPVMHLLVVDDDAPVRTACAEIAESMGFLVVSAANASEAQAILKHQSIDLMLLDLKLPGRSGGLELLEEVRTQHPHTLVVVMTAFATVSSAVQAMRIGAGDYLTKPFALEELTAVLHRARQSRHFDMESRSLRERMRTQKGLGNMIGRSPEMEKLYRILSKVTHSSHPVLILGESGTGKELVARSIHFNGPHASKPFVPVDCGSLVPTLIESELFGYVKGAFTGANKAKDGLLASAEGGTVFLDEVGELPLDLQAKLLRALQEREVRPVGANFTVPISARVLAATNRDLAVMVEQGRFRKDLYFRLNVVSLRIPPLRDRREDVALLALHFLERCDRESGTHHTFSDEALRIMSRYDWPGNVRELENAVERACALSSGPILHMADLPTQLQDFRLHAQRESEAAPAPNAHWRSPGGSNPILSIADLEKQAILGTIRQLNGDKLMAAKLLGIGKTTLYRKLKEYGISDTGDDNPFDH from the coding sequence TTGCCTGTTAATCCGCCTCCGCACAGAAAAGATCACCTCGCGTCCACGCGGACTCCGCGCCAGTCCACGCCGCCCTCCGGTGTCCTCATCGGAGCCACGCCTTATCCTGGCCAGGACGCCCGCGCCCTGTCTTCTCCAGACGCGGAAGCCTCCTCAAATCCACCTCCCGTCATGCATCTCCTCGTCGTCGACGATGACGCTCCCGTTCGCACCGCCTGCGCGGAGATCGCCGAGAGCATGGGCTTCCTCGTCGTCTCTGCCGCCAACGCCTCCGAGGCGCAGGCCATCCTCAAGCATCAGTCCATCGACCTCATGCTCCTCGACCTCAAGCTTCCCGGACGCTCCGGCGGCCTTGAGCTCCTCGAAGAGGTCAGGACCCAGCACCCCCATACCCTCGTCGTGGTCATGACCGCGTTCGCCACCGTCAGCTCCGCCGTGCAGGCCATGCGCATCGGCGCGGGAGACTACCTGACCAAGCCCTTCGCCCTCGAAGAGCTCACGGCCGTACTCCACCGCGCCCGCCAGAGCCGCCACTTTGACATGGAAAGCCGCTCACTCCGTGAGCGCATGCGCACCCAGAAGGGTTTAGGCAACATGATTGGTCGCTCCCCCGAGATGGAGAAGCTCTATCGCATTCTCTCCAAGGTCACCCACTCCTCACATCCCGTCCTCATCCTCGGTGAGAGCGGTACAGGAAAGGAACTCGTCGCTCGCTCCATCCACTTCAACGGGCCCCACGCCTCCAAGCCCTTCGTCCCGGTCGACTGCGGCTCACTCGTCCCCACCCTCATCGAGAGCGAGCTCTTCGGCTACGTCAAGGGTGCCTTCACCGGGGCCAACAAGGCCAAGGACGGCCTCCTGGCCTCGGCCGAGGGGGGCACCGTCTTCCTTGACGAGGTCGGCGAGCTTCCCCTCGACCTCCAGGCCAAGCTCCTCCGCGCCCTCCAGGAAAGGGAGGTGCGCCCCGTCGGCGCGAACTTCACCGTGCCCATCTCCGCCCGCGTCCTCGCCGCCACCAACCGCGATCTCGCCGTCATGGTGGAGCAGGGCCGCTTCCGTAAGGACCTCTACTTCCGCCTCAACGTCGTCAGCCTCCGCATCCCGCCCCTTCGCGATCGCCGCGAAGACGTCGCGCTCCTCGCCCTGCACTTTCTCGAGCGCTGCGACCGCGAGTCCGGCACCCACCACACCTTCTCCGACGAGGCCCTCCGCATCATGAGCCGGTACGACTGGCCGGGCAACGTCCGAGAGCTCGAAAACGCCGTGGAGCGCGCCTGCGCCCTCTCCTCCGGCCCCATCCTTCACATGGCCGACCTGCCTACCCAGCTCCAGGACTTCCGCCTCCACGCCCAGCGCGAGTCCGAAGCTGCCCCCGCTCCCAACGCACACTGGCGCTCCCCCGGCGGGTCGAACCCGATTCTTTCCATCGCCGACCTCGAAAAGCAGGCAATCCTCGGCACCATCCGCCAGCTTAACGGCGACAAGCTCATGGCCGCCAAGCTCCTCGGCATCGGCAAAACTACGCTTTACCGCAAGCTCAAGGAGTACGGCATCTCCGACACCGGAGACGACAACCCGTTCGACCACTAA
- a CDS encoding vWA domain-containing protein: MKRIRYTKFTGDLASAFGLEDLMQALSDFLLDSGFQDPLSRFQDFDGEQTMENLRDAIRQALDSGELFDEEAQEKYEALNEEQVEELIDQIIQKMQEQNFINAEMPEQGEGGEGEGETNAKFEVTDKGMDFLGYKALRDLLGPLGKSNLGRHDTRHEASGVETNGSSKMYEFGDNLNLDITATLSSVFAREGFNVSASGPGVLNLEYQDLHVHQSDYQSSCATVVLLDCSHSMILYGEDRFTPAKRVAMALAHLIRTQFPGDTINLVLFHDSAEEIPIGQLSRVKVGPHYTNTREGLRMAQRILARQTKDMKQIVMITDGKPSALTLPDGRIYKNAFGLDPLVISETLEEVARCKRSNIMINTFMLASDFQLVQFVQKVSAMCRGKAYFTTPENLGSYLLMDFMSRRMKTVH, encoded by the coding sequence ATGAAGCGCATACGGTATACGAAATTTACGGGTGATCTGGCTTCGGCGTTCGGGTTGGAAGACCTGATGCAGGCGCTTTCGGACTTTTTGCTGGACTCCGGCTTCCAGGATCCGCTTTCGCGGTTCCAGGACTTTGACGGCGAGCAGACGATGGAGAACCTGCGCGATGCAATCCGTCAGGCGCTGGATTCGGGCGAGCTGTTCGACGAGGAGGCGCAGGAGAAGTATGAGGCGCTGAACGAGGAGCAGGTCGAGGAGCTGATCGACCAGATTATCCAGAAGATGCAGGAGCAAAACTTCATCAACGCCGAGATGCCGGAGCAGGGCGAGGGCGGAGAGGGTGAAGGGGAGACGAATGCCAAGTTCGAGGTGACGGACAAGGGCATGGACTTCCTGGGGTACAAGGCTCTGCGGGATCTGCTGGGGCCGCTAGGGAAGTCGAACCTGGGGCGGCATGACACGCGGCACGAGGCTTCAGGTGTGGAGACGAATGGGTCTTCGAAGATGTATGAGTTTGGTGACAATCTGAACCTGGATATCACAGCTACGCTCTCGAGTGTGTTTGCGCGTGAGGGTTTCAATGTGTCGGCGAGTGGGCCGGGGGTGCTGAATCTGGAGTATCAGGATCTGCATGTGCATCAGTCTGATTATCAGTCGTCGTGCGCGACGGTGGTGCTGCTGGACTGCTCGCACTCGATGATTCTGTATGGGGAAGACCGGTTTACGCCGGCGAAGCGGGTGGCGATGGCTCTGGCGCACCTGATTCGGACGCAGTTTCCGGGGGATACGATCAACCTGGTGCTGTTCCACGACTCGGCGGAGGAGATTCCGATCGGGCAGTTGTCGCGGGTGAAGGTGGGGCCGCATTATACGAATACGCGGGAAGGCCTGCGGATGGCGCAGAGGATTCTGGCGCGGCAGACGAAGGATATGAAGCAGATTGTGATGATTACCGACGGCAAGCCGAGCGCGCTGACGCTGCCGGATGGGCGGATTTATAAGAATGCGTTTGGGCTCGATCCGCTGGTGATCTCGGAGACGCTGGAAGAGGTGGCGCGGTGCAAGCGGTCGAACATCATGATCAACACGTTCATGCTGGCGAGCGACTTTCAACTGGTGCAGTTTGTGCAGAAGGTGAGCGCGATGTGCCGCGGGAAGGCCTATTTTACGACTCCGGAGAACCTGGGGAGCTATCTGTTGATGGACTTTATGTCGCGGCGGATGAAGACGGTGCATTGA
- a CDS encoding NUDIX domain-containing protein has translation MIKTISSRVVYKNPWTSVREDVIERSNGVRGIYGVVDKEAACIIIPLEHTPEGDFLYLIEQYRYTVKGRFKEFPQGSWEEANIDPEILARGELKEETGLTAARMTHLATHQIAYGVMNQAHHVFLAEGLTHGQTDPDPEEIDLTLHRVSVDEFESMLLDGRIVDNCTAAAWAAYLIYRKRHPIR, from the coding sequence ATGATCAAAACCATCTCCTCCCGCGTCGTCTACAAGAACCCCTGGACCTCCGTCCGCGAAGACGTCATCGAGCGCTCCAACGGCGTCCGAGGCATCTACGGCGTCGTCGACAAGGAAGCCGCCTGCATCATCATCCCCCTGGAACACACCCCCGAGGGCGACTTCCTCTACCTCATCGAGCAATACCGCTACACCGTAAAGGGCCGCTTCAAGGAGTTCCCCCAGGGCAGTTGGGAAGAAGCCAACATCGACCCCGAAATCCTCGCCCGCGGCGAACTCAAGGAAGAAACCGGCCTTACCGCCGCCCGCATGACCCACCTCGCCACGCACCAGATCGCCTACGGCGTCATGAACCAGGCCCACCATGTCTTCCTCGCCGAGGGCCTCACCCACGGCCAGACCGACCCCGACCCCGAGGAGATCGACCTCACCCTCCATCGCGTCTCGGTCGACGAGTTCGAGTCCATGCTCCTCGACGGCCGCATCGTGGACAACTGCACCGCCGCCGCCTGGGCCGCATACCTTATCTACCGCAAGCGACACCCCATTCGATAA
- the rph gene encoding ribonuclease PH — MPDVTQLFRPGGRSATMLRPIRLTPGYVGTAEGSVLIEAGNTRVLCNATIEAGVPGWMRNSGRGWVTAEYGMLPRATLTRTARESERGKVGGRTHEIQRLIGRSLRAVVDMKALGERTVILDCDVLQADGGTRTAAISGACVALAIALDKLVLAGTLKASPLKQMVAATSVGIVDGHVLLDLAYEEDSRATVDMNVVMLADGGLVETQATAEKDSYSRSELNAMLDLAEAGIREMLVLQTEALKAGTAV, encoded by the coding sequence ATGCCTGATGTGACGCAGCTCTTTCGCCCGGGTGGCCGTTCCGCCACTATGCTTCGCCCGATTCGCCTTACTCCTGGATACGTTGGAACCGCGGAGGGATCGGTTTTGATTGAGGCGGGGAACACGCGGGTGCTATGCAATGCAACGATTGAGGCCGGTGTTCCGGGCTGGATGCGGAACTCGGGGCGGGGCTGGGTGACGGCCGAGTATGGCATGTTGCCGAGGGCCACGCTGACCAGGACGGCGCGCGAGAGCGAGCGCGGCAAGGTGGGTGGGCGGACGCACGAGATTCAGAGGCTGATTGGGCGGTCGTTGCGTGCCGTGGTCGACATGAAGGCGCTGGGCGAGCGGACGGTCATCCTGGACTGCGATGTGTTGCAGGCCGATGGCGGGACGCGGACAGCGGCGATCTCGGGGGCGTGTGTGGCTTTGGCGATCGCTCTGGATAAGCTGGTGCTGGCCGGGACGCTGAAGGCTTCGCCGCTGAAGCAGATGGTGGCGGCTACGTCAGTTGGCATTGTGGACGGGCATGTTTTGCTCGACCTGGCGTATGAGGAAGACTCGCGCGCCACGGTGGATATGAACGTGGTGATGCTGGCCGATGGGGGTCTGGTCGAGACGCAGGCTACCGCGGAGAAGGATTCGTACAGCCGAAGCGAGTTGAACGCGATGCTGGATCTGGCGGAGGCGGGGATTCGCGAGATGCTGGTGCTGCAGACGGAAGCACTGAAGGCTGGGACAGCGGTCTAA
- a CDS encoding CocE/NonD family hydrolase — MRLSLLAAVLVIPALLPAQQPEPRPYTRVEQMIPMRDGANLHCILQRPEGASEPLPFLMQRTPYGVDGVTSQGINNSKPELAASGYIFVNCDIRGRYKSEGQFVMNRPIVAHTTKKDVDETTDTRDTIDWLLKNVPHNNGKVGVLGVSYPGFLAMMAGIDAHPAVKAISPQAPMTDIWLGDDFFHNGAFRETYGFDYVQQLEAQKTDVRVDTKEDTYDFFLRNINFAGAAKTAGMTDLPTAKAFLAHPEYATFWKDMAVQTHLTKVEVPTLEVGGYWDQEDMWGTQAEYAALKPHDKKNEVFMVLGPWNHGGWAGRSTKLGVVDFGSVTGETYRKTIEAPFFEKYLKGKPGFDLENVASFRSGSNDWHRYAAWPPKVGFKPAKLYLKAEKVASFEAPTGDYTSVAAAYVSDPADPIPYRARPIQATYGNGSKWRTWLAEDQRFVTGRKDVAAFSTPVLDKDVTVTGNVIADLYAATTGTDADWVVKLIDVYPDDAPAPMAGYQLMVAEEIFRGRYVKSFEHPEALKPGEPTEFKYSLNATDHTFLKGHKIMVQVQSTWFPLYDRNPQTYVENIMKAPADAYKPQTETIFGNAKYPSHLDLNLAD, encoded by the coding sequence ATGCGCCTCTCTCTCCTCGCCGCCGTCCTCGTCATCCCCGCGCTGCTCCCCGCCCAGCAGCCCGAGCCAAGACCCTACACACGCGTCGAGCAGATGATCCCCATGCGCGATGGAGCCAATCTCCATTGCATCCTCCAGCGCCCCGAAGGCGCCAGCGAGCCTCTTCCTTTCCTCATGCAGCGCACCCCCTACGGCGTCGACGGCGTGACCTCTCAGGGCATCAACAACTCCAAGCCCGAGCTCGCCGCCAGCGGATACATCTTCGTCAACTGCGACATCCGCGGCCGCTACAAGAGCGAAGGCCAGTTCGTCATGAACCGCCCCATCGTCGCCCACACGACGAAGAAAGACGTCGACGAGACCACCGACACCCGCGACACCATCGACTGGCTCCTCAAGAACGTGCCCCACAACAACGGCAAGGTCGGCGTCCTCGGCGTCTCCTATCCCGGCTTCCTCGCCATGATGGCCGGCATCGACGCACACCCTGCCGTCAAGGCCATCAGCCCCCAGGCCCCCATGACCGACATCTGGCTCGGAGACGACTTCTTCCATAACGGTGCCTTCCGCGAGACCTACGGCTTCGACTACGTGCAGCAACTCGAGGCCCAGAAGACCGACGTCCGCGTCGACACCAAGGAAGACACCTACGACTTCTTCCTCCGCAACATCAACTTCGCCGGTGCCGCCAAGACCGCGGGCATGACCGATCTGCCCACCGCCAAGGCCTTTCTCGCCCATCCCGAATACGCCACCTTCTGGAAAGACATGGCCGTCCAGACCCACCTCACCAAGGTCGAAGTCCCCACCCTCGAGGTCGGCGGCTATTGGGACCAGGAGGACATGTGGGGCACCCAGGCCGAGTACGCCGCCCTCAAGCCCCACGACAAGAAGAACGAAGTCTTCATGGTCCTCGGGCCCTGGAACCACGGCGGCTGGGCCGGACGCAGCACAAAGCTGGGCGTCGTCGACTTCGGCTCCGTCACCGGCGAGACCTACCGCAAGACCATCGAGGCCCCCTTCTTCGAGAAGTATCTGAAGGGCAAGCCCGGCTTCGACCTCGAAAACGTAGCCAGCTTCCGCTCCGGTTCCAACGACTGGCACCGCTACGCCGCGTGGCCCCCCAAAGTCGGCTTCAAGCCCGCCAAGCTCTACCTCAAGGCTGAAAAAGTAGCCTCCTTCGAGGCCCCCACCGGCGACTACACCAGCGTGGCCGCCGCCTACGTCTCCGACCCCGCCGACCCCATCCCCTACCGCGCCCGCCCCATTCAGGCCACCTACGGGAACGGCTCCAAGTGGCGCACCTGGCTCGCCGAAGATCAACGCTTCGTCACCGGGCGCAAGGACGTAGCCGCCTTCTCCACCCCCGTCCTCGACAAGGATGTGACGGTCACCGGAAACGTGATCGCCGACCTCTACGCCGCCACCACCGGCACCGACGCCGACTGGGTCGTCAAGCTCATCGACGTCTATCCTGACGACGCCCCGGCCCCCATGGCCGGCTACCAGCTCATGGTCGCCGAGGAGATCTTCCGCGGTCGCTACGTCAAGAGCTTCGAGCACCCCGAGGCCTTGAAGCCCGGCGAACCCACCGAGTTCAAGTACTCCCTCAACGCCACCGACCACACCTTCCTCAAGGGCCACAAGATTATGGTGCAGGTCCAGTCCACCTGGTTCCCCCTCTACGACCGCAACCCGCAGACGTACGTGGAAAACATCATGAAGGCCCCAGCCGACGCCTACAAGCCCCAGACCGAAACCATCTTCGGCAACGCCAAATACCCCTCGCACCTGGACCTGAACCTCGCCGACTAG
- a CDS encoding CDGSH iron-sulfur domain-containing protein, whose product MSDETLSTPVPSVKITVRPNGPFRVEGAISLVDVNGQEWDLTGKPAISLCRCGLSAKRPFCDGTHGREGWKCDASPIPVEPVAQG is encoded by the coding sequence ATGTCCGACGAAACACTGAGCACACCCGTTCCCTCCGTCAAGATCACCGTCCGCCCCAACGGCCCCTTCCGCGTCGAAGGTGCCATCTCCCTGGTCGACGTCAACGGACAGGAGTGGGATCTCACCGGCAAGCCGGCCATCTCGCTCTGCCGCTGCGGCCTCTCCGCCAAGCGCCCCTTCTGCGACGGAACCCACGGCCGCGAGGGCTGGAAGTGCGACGCCAGCCCGATCCCCGTCGAACCCGTAGCCCAGGGCTAA
- a CDS encoding sigma 54-interacting transcriptional regulator yields the protein MANTTLPTTLGALRNSEYTPARMARTVKDELRENLIARLRANAAGPVKEPLFPGVIGYEDTVVPQIVNAVLSKHNFILLGLRGQAKSRILRALTTLLDPALPYVAGSELRDNPYAPLSQFAKNLIAKHGEDTPIAWLTPDQRYVEKLATPDVTVADLVGDIDPIKAARSGEDLGSELTMHYGLLPRANRGIFAINEVPDLAGKIQVALFNIMQEGDIQIKGYPVRLPLDVAVVFSANPEDYTARGKIVTPLKDRIGSEIRTHYPESIDEAIAITQQEAWSARGGEIALHVPYYISQVVETVAFAAREDKKVDKRSGVSQRLPISTMELVISNAERRALLHGETLAVPRIADIIAALPGISGKIELEYEGEMRGADTVIREIIRQAVVNVFDQYFADTNTQQIEQWFNLGGTVALTDDHSAKDSIAELKQIQGLFEKLGPLKLEKNSPAEISVSAAEFLLEGMTAHKRLSRTEERAFTAAEKKSRVDQAAQYAEKMRDKERDEAARNRTRRGFN from the coding sequence ATGGCGAACACGACTCTTCCGACTACGCTTGGCGCACTCCGCAACAGTGAATACACCCCGGCCAGGATGGCCCGCACGGTCAAGGACGAGCTGCGCGAGAACCTGATCGCCCGACTGCGTGCGAATGCCGCTGGCCCGGTGAAGGAGCCGCTGTTTCCGGGCGTGATTGGGTATGAAGACACCGTTGTTCCGCAGATTGTGAACGCGGTGCTTTCTAAGCACAACTTCATTCTGCTGGGTCTGCGCGGGCAGGCGAAGTCACGGATTCTGCGGGCTTTGACGACGCTGCTCGATCCGGCGCTGCCGTATGTGGCGGGTTCGGAGCTGCGGGATAATCCGTATGCTCCTCTGTCGCAGTTTGCGAAGAATCTGATCGCGAAGCATGGTGAGGACACGCCGATTGCGTGGCTGACGCCGGACCAGCGGTATGTCGAAAAGCTGGCTACGCCGGATGTGACCGTGGCTGATCTTGTCGGCGATATCGATCCGATCAAGGCGGCGCGGTCGGGTGAGGACCTGGGCTCCGAGTTGACGATGCACTATGGATTGCTGCCTCGGGCGAATCGCGGGATCTTTGCGATCAACGAGGTGCCGGATCTGGCGGGGAAGATCCAGGTGGCATTGTTCAATATCATGCAGGAAGGGGATATCCAGATCAAAGGATATCCGGTGCGTTTGCCGTTGGATGTGGCGGTGGTTTTCTCGGCCAATCCTGAGGACTACACGGCGCGCGGCAAGATTGTGACGCCGCTGAAGGATCGTATCGGGTCGGAGATTCGGACGCACTATCCGGAGTCGATCGACGAGGCGATTGCGATTACCCAGCAGGAGGCGTGGTCGGCGCGGGGTGGCGAGATTGCGCTGCATGTGCCTTATTACATCTCGCAGGTTGTTGAGACCGTCGCGTTTGCTGCTCGTGAGGACAAGAAGGTCGATAAGCGGAGCGGCGTGTCGCAGCGGCTGCCGATCTCTACGATGGAGCTGGTGATCTCGAACGCGGAGCGCAGGGCGCTTCTGCATGGGGAGACGCTGGCGGTGCCGCGGATCGCGGATATTATCGCGGCGCTGCCGGGGATCTCGGGCAAGATCGAGCTGGAGTATGAAGGCGAGATGCGCGGGGCGGACACCGTCATTCGCGAGATTATCCGGCAGGCGGTGGTGAATGTGTTCGACCAGTACTTTGCCGACACGAACACGCAGCAGATCGAGCAGTGGTTCAATCTGGGTGGCACGGTGGCGCTGACGGATGACCACTCGGCCAAGGACTCGATTGCGGAGCTGAAGCAGATTCAGGGGTTGTTCGAGAAGCTGGGACCGCTGAAGCTGGAGAAGAATTCGCCGGCGGAGATTTCGGTGAGTGCGGCTGAGTTTCTGCTGGAAGGCATGACGGCGCATAAGCGGCTTTCGCGGACCGAGGAGCGGGCGTTTACGGCGGCGGAGAAGAAGTCTCGGGTGGACCAGGCGGCTCAGTATGCGGAGAAGATGCGGGATAAGGAACGGGATGAGGCGGCTCGGAACCGGACGCGTCGAGGCTTCAACTAG